One stretch of Heliangelus exortis chromosome 24, bHelExo1.hap1, whole genome shotgun sequence DNA includes these proteins:
- the HTR1D gene encoding 5-hydroxytryptamine receptor 1D encodes MTLYNHSAELSLQSSANKSLNFTETPLALNEGTALGLKISLAVLLSAVTLATILANVFVVITVLLTRKLHTPANFLIGSLAVTDLLVSVLVMPISIAYTVTHTWAFGQVLCDIWLSSDITCCTASILHLCLIALDRYWAVTDALEYAKRRTAARAVLMVAVVWVISVSISVPPFFWRQVEAHEEIAKCAVNTDQISYTIYSTCGAFYIPTVLLLILYGRIYVAARSRILKPPSLCGKRFTTAHLITGSAGSSLCSINASLHEGHSHSGGSPIFIRHVKIKLADSVLERKRISAARERKATKTLGIILGAFIFCWLPFFVVSLVLPICQDACWFHPILLDFFTWLGYLNSLINPIIYTAFNEEFKQAFQKLIHFKMCSF; translated from the coding sequence ATGACTCTGTATAACCATTCAGCAGAGCTCTCTCTCCAGAGCTCAGCAAATAAGTCATTAAATTTCACTGAAACACCACTGGCTTTGAATGAAGGGACAGCATTAGGACTGAAGATCTCACTGGCAGTCCTTCTGTCTGCTGTAACTTTGGCAACCATCCTTGCAAACGTTTTTGTTGTTATTACAGTTCTTCTGACTAGAAAGCTCCACACACCTGCAAATTTCCTCATAGGCTCCTTGGCAGTGACAGATCTTTTAGTGTCTGTCCTGGTGATGCCCATCAGCATCGCTTACACTGTCACCCACACCTGGGCCTTTGGCCAAGTGTTGTGTGACATCTGGTTGTCATCAGACATCACCTGCTGCACAGCATCAATCCTGCACCTCTGTCTCATTGCCCTGGACAGATACTGGGCTGTCACTGATGCTCTGGAATATGCCAAACGCCGGACAGCTGCCCGGGCTGTGCTGATGGTTGCTGTGGTCTGGGTGATATCTGTGAGTATTTCCGTGCCACCGTTTTTCTGGAGGCAAGTGGAAGCTCATGAAGAAATCGCCAAGTGTGCTGTGAACACAGATCAGATCTCCTACACAATATATTCTACCTGTGGAGCTTTCTACATCCCGACAGTGCTCCTGCTTATATTGTATGGTAGAATTTATGTAGCAGCTCGATCCAGGATCCTGAAGCCACCTTCATTGTGTGGGAAACGTTTCACTACTGCACACCTGATCACCGGCTCTGCGGGgtcctccctctgctccattAATGCCAGCCTCCATGAAGGGCATTCCCACTCTGGTGGATCCCCAATATTTATCAGGCATGTCAAAATAAAACTTGCAGATAGTgtcctggaaaggaaaagaatttctGCTGCGAGAGAAAGGAAAGCCACAAAAACTTTAGGTATTATTCTGGgagctttcattttctgctggCTGCCTTTTTTTGTCGTCTCCCTAGTCCTGCCCATCTGCCAAGATGCTTGTTGGTTTCATCCCATCCTACTGGACTTTTTTACATGGCTAGGTTACTTAAACTCCTTGATCAATCCCATAATTTACACAGCCTTTAATGAAGAATTTAAACAGGCTTTTCAGAAACTAATACACTTTAAAATGTGTTCATTTTGA